A genomic stretch from Nitrospinaceae bacterium includes:
- a CDS encoding creatininase family protein: MLLNEMTWMEIRDMLPQNPVVIQPVGSTEQHGPHLPLKTDILSAYEIAQAVAERTGCLVAPPLPYGYSETWQTFPGTISFKPQTFMNCISDIADCFVRGGFKKIFFLNGHNGNLAPLQTM, encoded by the coding sequence ATGCTTTTAAACGAAATGACGTGGATGGAAATTCGAGACATGCTTCCCCAAAACCCGGTGGTGATTCAGCCTGTGGGCTCGACTGAGCAGCATGGTCCCCACCTTCCGCTTAAAACCGATATATTGAGCGCCTACGAAATTGCCCAGGCGGTGGCCGAGCGCACTGGCTGTCTGGTGGCGCCGCCTCTGCCATATGGCTATTCGGAGACATGGCAGACTTTTCCGGGAACGATCAGCTTTAAGCCACAAACCTTTATGAATTGTATTTCTGATATTGCTGACTGTTTTGTGCGCGGGGGATTCAAAAAAATATTTTTTCTAAACGGCCACAACGGCAACCTCGCGCCTCTCCAGACCATGA